In Lycium ferocissimum isolate CSIRO_LF1 chromosome 3, AGI_CSIRO_Lferr_CH_V1, whole genome shotgun sequence, the genomic window AGACAATTAATactgaataataataataataataataataatagtaataacgtATGAATTAAAGTGACTGTCTGCCTGGACATTTTACCATTATTATATAGGAAAAGCAAAGACACTGATTTCTTTGATTCTAAGGCagagtatgatgatgatgatccaacATAGAAAGCAGAGAGACAAAACTAATGCCTTGAGCTCgtataattttttattcttttttcttttaagttaATTTCTTGGATGGTCAAATTAATAGTaaagtaatttttgtatttttcggTAGAATAAAGTCATTCAACTATGCTCATATAACTCCTATAAAATAAATCAAGCCGGAACTCCAATTTGTAATCATAAGACCCATATTTTTTGCTATCCAGTAGTATTGTTTTATGGTTGCAAATCAAGACAATTTAGACAAATCTAAACTAAGAATTTGTAGAGCACATTTCAAAAGTGCATCCAACTTTGAGTTTATCATATTAAAATTActacttttttaatattttatcacATAAAAGTCATCCAACTTTAAAGTTTATCACACAAAAGTCACTTTTCTATTTTACGTCACATAAAAGTACATACTTTACCCCATAAACTTGTCCAGAAAACTCACTTATATACACTTTTGCGTAAGTAAATTAATATCCAAGAGATTTCTTTGCTCAGATTTAGGTGATCATCATTCAGCTGGTAGGAAGAGTTAATTGTGAGGGTAGCCGCTAGTATTCATGCACCAGACGGGAGTATCATAAGATTTATTTACCAACGGGATAGTGATTTGAAGCAACAATAATACTATACTCATAATTATAACAACAAAAAATCAGGTATATTTGGTACTCCCTTCATGAGTGTGTTTGATCAAGTACGAAGATTACAAAAGAACGAATTTTTATGCAATTTGTGATCGAAAACAATGTATAGacatttgtgtggttataattATTTCATTTAGATAAAATggaaagtttcaagttaaataatttgtaaaaaaaaaaaaaaaaaaaaaaaaaaagggcagcccggtgcactaagctcccactatgcgcggggtccggggaagggccggaccacaagggtctattgtacgtagccttaccttgcatttctgcaagaggctgtttccacggctcgaacccgtgacctcgtGGTCACATATAGAAAAGTGTCATTCTTTTGAGACagattatacaaaaaaaaaaaaaattgcgtcACATAAATTCAGAGAAAGAGAATAACTATTTGACATATAATTCAAGCATAAATTCTAAtattttatactccctccggaccaaaaaaaatgtctacttatcaaatcaaaaaataattaaccctgtttttccagatttgcccctattaaatgttatatgatcaaatcttaatgcctatttaattagggatagtttagtcaaattacctatatTTGTCtaagagttagtattttcttaatgaGTGTGTAAAGTATTTTCTTAATGGGTGTGTAAATGGTTAAgtagactcttttttttatccggaagGAGTATTATATATTTAACTCAGCAACATTCAACCTTAATTTTTGAACTAATAATTCACGTAATTCTTCTAATTTTTAGTCAATCTTATCTgatatgaatttattttttcgTATTTATACTTCCAAATTTAATATACTAATGTTCATCAACTTAGTAGAAGTCCTTTTGTCTTCCCTTAATCTGATAACTCTTTTTGTATTGTGGTTTGCTAAAGTCACTAACGTAGGGAATTCAAATTTAACTGTCGTTTAATTTTGTTACTCTTTACTTTAGTACATGAATAAATGAAAGGggaaatttcaataatgtacaatctagcatacaaaattatatttgcgtagccatatttttaaattacacccCGCATAGCCACTTTTTCACAATATACAGCATTATACAACAATCTACAACTTTATACATCTGAAGTGgacaatgtatcaaccttgtataaaagtgtataataatgtataagaggtgtttatatccAACAAAATTCAGTTGTATACAGcaatatacaatattttttcaaTTGTATTATCACTCTGTTATATCCAAGGTATCCCATCCTGATGAAATCACATTTACAGGCTTTTGAAGTGAGGGTACAAATTGGGCCATTTCGGATAATATTACAAACATGGGCTATTTCaagtaattattttttctaaatagtCATAGAGTGTTTTTTCCCCTAAATGCAAACCCCTAAAGGGGTTGCTCGATACTACCACAGAAGAGCTAATCGAACTTGACTTGGGCTCGACTAAACTGTATAAAGCTTGGTTGGCTCGGTGTGGGCTCGACTCAGCTCAGCACTACAAGAGTAGGCTCAGTCGATCTCAGCTCGGCTCAACGCCCAAACCTAACTAGCAGTATGTGGTCAATTGGATTAATAGTTGTATATAAGGTTCAATCTATTATAATGGTGAAAATATGCCCAATTCAAATGTTCTTACGTCTAGCAAGAAAATGGCTGTACAAGAACTGCAAAAGcctaaaaacaaaaataactgTATGAGAAATACACACAAGAACTCATATACAATTCTGCCAAAGAATTACTGGCCGTGTCATTTGTTTAAAAAGATAATGAACAAGAGACGAGTATAATTGCTTGCAGCTCTGCATATGGTGATTTTAATACGTGGTTTAttttatacatttcttactGATCCCGCTCGTCGTGCAGGGAAAAAGAACTTGATTGCTACAAGCTGAAAAATTCTTCTTGCCCCTCAACAAAGTGTAGTATGATTTTCTGTTATTCTTTACCTTACCAATAAGAGCAAACTACGCATTCCTTTCTGGATCTTTTAAATACTTTGGCCATAATGCCATCCAGCAGAAAGAGCTACAGCATAGCAGCTCATTTTCCCCTGTTAGCACCTTCTCCTTATTTTCGGCTTTGAAACCACTTCATGCATGACTCTACTGCAGCTGCTAATCAGAAAATGAAGCCATCCCAAAACGAGTATCAAGCACCAAAACATGTCGTACTTGCATCACCAAATTGTGCTCCTATTTTGAGAAGCTAAGTTTTGAGAGAACTGCAGCAGCTTGGTCACCGCCTAGAAGGAAATAAGGATGTCTAAGAGCCGCAGCAGCAGATAAACGCCCACCTCTCTCTGAAATAAGTTTCGTAGCCAAATCCCACCCTCTACCAGAGTCGAGATCAAGAATACTGAGATCAGGTCTTGTCCTAGTCCTTTCTCTCCATTTATTCAAGTCATATCCAACTGCCTTTACTTCCAAATTGAAGTTCTTTAAGCCTGCTGTAGACCTTAAGCTCGGTACTGCCATTTGCATAAGCACTATTCCAGCAGAATACGTGTCAAAGAGATCGGGACTGTTTAGCTGCAATACCAAAAGTTTTCCAGctataaatataaaataccATCATGATCAAATTTCTTTCCGAAAAACTTAAAATCAAGTGTGGTATACATGCTTCAGGGTGAGTTTAGTataaaggaaaatgttttcctggaaAAACATTTCtcggaaaataagtgattttcttaCATATTATTTGGCGTTTGGTTAGTAAGCAAAATATATTATCGCAAAagcatttgtgtatataatctAGGCAAACAAGCGGGGTGGGATGGAGGGTAGGGATGTGGGGGTGGTGTGGGGGCTAGGGGATGGGGCTTGTTGGAGGATGGGGAAGAGTGGAATATCACTTGTGAAACTTGTTTTACCTACTTCCACTAGGGaaatcattttcctcattttaatggaacttgttttcctataGAAAATGTCCTCCAAAATATTTGACTAGccaaacatgggaaaattgaaaaacacTCTACTTCATGacaaacacacccttagtctttcttttttcctttttggtgtCCTTAATAACGAAGAAGGGTGACAAGCAATATAAATCGATGTATTAGAAGGATACCTTCCATAAAACTGGGGAAAGAAGTGCAGCAACTGGCTCTGGTGGTGGTTTTGGAGTTTCTTCTGGCATTACATAGAGTTCGGGTGGACAATAATCAGGATCAAGTAGCCCCTTGTCAGGCACATAATTTTTTCCAATTCGAAGATCAGTTGCTGCCCCAAAATCTATCAGCTTGATTTGTCCCTTTTTCGTGACCACTAAGTTGGATGGCTTTACATCTCTATGGACTATACCTGTGTCATGGATTTTCTTAAGGGAAGTAATAATCTGACGCATGATTTGTTTGATGATTAGTGCATTCCTTTTAATTGACTCCAATCCTTCTAAGACTCGACCAAACATGACAGATTCTATGTTCAAGGGGAAGCCGCGATCCTTCATGTAATCACCTAGGTCCCGATTTCCCTGTCACATAAAGTTCCTACATTATGGATGCAGCTGCCATCTTACAAGATTTTATGCAACTCGACCAAACATAAATATGGCTAGTCATAAAATTTACTCAGAGAAAATTTCCAACAACATACTAAGGCAGTTAGTAAAATGTAAGTAGACTTTTAAGACACAAAAAGTCATGAATAGTTACAGAGAAAAGGAATTTCAGTGGAGAAGTACTTTAAATGGCATaattacctcaaatttccaGACAA contains:
- the LOC132049595 gene encoding serine/threonine-protein kinase STN8, chloroplastic, which encodes MASLFSPTTTAFHQDPNLICFSPLRPISKSYYFWSCTNHSKKHNNTITCSSFVDEISVSLDSSLSQFPVFQSGVAQFQELPQEQKYGLLVFAGLTWIYLTARPGVLVGAIDAYILAPIQVGLDSLSGKRSFKMKDFLIGDRLGEGSFGIVYSGVIVPKNVNLDENVRKRGSSVKSVITDSRFKEKVILKQVKTGVQGAAECGEFEEWFNYRLSRAAPETCAEFLGSFVAEKTNSRYTKGEKWLVWKFEGNRDLGDYMKDRGFPLNIESVMFGRVLEGLESIKRNALIIKQIMRQIITSLKKIHDTGIVHRDVKPSNLVVTKKGQIKLIDFGAATDLRIGKNYVPDKGLLDPDYCPPELYVMPEETPKPPPEPVAALLSPVLWKLNSPDLFDTYSAGIVLMQMAVPSLRSTAGLKNFNLEVKAVGYDLNKWRERTRTRPDLSILDLDSGRGWDLATKLISERGGRLSAAAALRHPYFLLGGDQAAAVLSKLSFSK